The Gallus gallus isolate bGalGal1 chromosome 3, bGalGal1.mat.broiler.GRCg7b, whole genome shotgun sequence genome window below encodes:
- the LTV1 gene encoding protein LTV1 homolog — protein sequence MPHKKKKPFIEKKKAVTFHLVHRSQKDPLAADDTAPQRVLLPAQRGHEEQRREEQRKYGVFFDDDYDYLQHLKEASGPSELVPSFRGQQSRIVITSEGHIEDEIQRIAAPSIKLPSSVFATEFEEDVGLLNKAAPVSGPRLDFDPDIVAALDDDFDFDNPENVLEDDFVLQANKPKEGRSDAEDEDEWEDVEDDSDEKDSCSNDEDYDSDGPLSNDGVNGHGREFLFMQEETRSRFTEYSMTSSVMRRNEQLTLLDDRFEKFFEQFDEDEIGALDNVELEGYINADNTRLEEVLSDYYKEKAKNCVKLDTLEPFEDTPANEDSDEEKEEIVALVVEEPKEKWDCESILSTYSNLYNHPKLIEEPSKPKPIKISSKTGIPLHVLPQKGLTAKQVERMQMINDSDLPRASTQPRSKNESKEDRKARKQAIKEERKERRMEKKANKMAFKLEKTRQEKELLNLKQNMQGLKLS from the exons ATG CCTCACAAGAAGAAGAAGCCCTTCATAGAGAAGAAGAAGGCGGTAACGTTTCACTTAGTGCACAGAAGCCAGAAGGACCCCCTTGCTGCTGATGACACGGCCCCTCAGAGggtcctgctgcctgcccagagG GGTCATGAGGAGCAGAGAAGGGAGGAGCAGCGGAAATATGGAGTCTTTTTTGATGATGACTATGACTATTTGCAGCATTTGAAAGAAGCATCTGGCCCCTCTGAGCTTGTCCCTTCTTTCCGTggacagcaaagcagaattGTCATCACAAGTGAGGGTCACATAGAGGATGAAATTCAACGAATTGCT gcTCCATCTATTAAGTTGCCTTCCTCAGTATTTGCCACTGAATTTGAAGAGGACGTGGGCCTGCTAAATAAAGCAGCCCCTGTTTCAG GACCACGGCTGGATTTTGACCCTGATATTGTTGCAGCTCTTGATGATGATTTTGACTTTGATAATCCAGAAAATGTTCTGGAAGATGATTTTGTTctacaagcaaacaaaccaaaagaagG GAGATCAGATGCTGAGGATGAAGATGAATGGGAAGACGTGGAGGATGACAGTGATGAAAAGGATAGTTGTAGTAATGATGAAGATTACGATTCAGACGGCCCTTTGTCAAACGATGGGGTTAATGGCCATGGAAGGGAGTTCCTGTTTATGCAGGAAGAAACAAGGAGTCGTTTCACGGAATATTCAATGACATCTTCGGTAATGAGAAGGAATGAGCAGTTAACCCTCTTGGATGACAGATTTGAGAAG TTTTTTGAACAGTTTGATGAGGATGAGATTGGAGCCTTGGATAATGTGGAATTAGAAGGCTATATTAACGCAGACAACACTCGGTTGGAGGAAGTCTTGAGTGATTActacaaagagaaagcaaagaa ctgtGTGAAATTGGATACTCTTGAACCGTTTGAAGACACTCCTGCAAATGAAGACAGcgatgaggaaaaagaagaaatagtagCTCTGGTTGTTGAGGAACCAAAAGAGAAGTGGGATTGTGAATCTATTTTGA GTACGTATTCAAACTTATATAATCACCCAAAGCTTATCGAGGAGCCATCAAAG CCAAAACCAATAAAGATTTCCTCGAAGACTGGAATCCCTCTGCACGTCCTGCCTCAGAAAGGTCTTACTGCTAAGCAGGTTGAACGCATGCAAATGATTAATGACAGCGACCTGCCAAGAGCATCGACACAGCCCCGTTCCAAAAATGAGAGCAAAGAGGACCGCAAAGCCAGGAAGCAGGCAATAAAGGAGGAGCGGAAG GAACGCAGAATGGAGAAGAAAGCCAACAAGATGGCCTTCAAATTGGAGAAAACAAGGCAAGAAAAAGAGTTGCTcaatctgaaacaaaacatgcaAGGACTGAAGCTGTCTTGA